The sequence CGGTGTCGAGCTCTGGTCCAAGCGACGTACGCGAGCCGCAGTTCCTCATCGGCTGCATGTGCACGGCGGGCATCGTTCCACTCGGCGATCTGCTTGCGGTGGAGCCCGCGGAGCGGCGGCAGGTCCCGCTTGTCACCACGCAATGACAGCGGCAGGACCGCCGGCGCGGACAAGTGACTGCTGCGTGCGCGCGTGATCGGGAAGTGGTCCGTGGTGACACCCGGCACGAAGACCACGTCCCACTCCAGACCCTTGGCACGGTGGACGGTCAGCAACTTCACCGAGTCCGCCTCCGACGGCACGGCCACGTCGAGCCCCTGCTCGAACTCGTCCTCTGCCTCCAGCCAGGCCATCAGCGCCGGCAACGTCACTGCTCCGTCGTACGCCTGGAAGTCCGCCACGGCTTGCACGAACAGGTCGACGTTGTCACGTCGAGCACGGGCGCTCTCGCTGACGGCCGAGGCCAGTTCGACGTCGACTCCGGTGACGTCGATGATGCGGCGCACGAGGTCGAGCACGGGCTCGCCCGCTGCCGCCCGCAGGCGCCGCAATTCGCTGGCGAGCTCACCGAAGCGCTCCTGTGCACCATCGGAGTACGCAGCGAGGCCAGGAGCCTCCAAGGCATCCAACAGTGCTGGGGTCTCCAGGGGGTCAGCGTCCTCCGCAGCACGTGCCAACTGGTCCCGAAGGGACGTCGGCTCGGCGTCGCGACGCGGCGACAACTCGGAGGCCCGCTGACTGAGGAGCGCAAGGTCGCGGGCTCCGATCGACCACCGCGCTCCCGTCAGAAGCGTCAGCAGACTGGCGTTGTCGGTCACGTCCTGGACCAGCGAGAGCGTCGCCAGAACCTCGGCGACCTCGGGCAGCCGGAGCAGGCCTTTCAGGCCGACGATCTCCACCGGAGCACCGGCCGAGAGCAGTGCGTCGTAGACAGCTGCGCCATGGCGGTTGGATCGGACCAGCACCCCGATCTCCTTCCACTCCACGCCGGTGGCGTGGGCCGCGACCACCTCACGGCCGAGCCACTCGAGTTCGTCATCCCAGCGCTCGTGCACCCACACGTCGACCTCGCCGGGCGCAGCGCCGTCCTGGGGCCGCAGCGCCTGAACCATCCCCGAAGACTCGAGCGGAGCCGCGAGGTGGTTCGCGGTCTGCAGGATGCGTACGTCCGATCGACGGTTGGTTGCCAGCGCTAAATTCCTCGCTCCCGGGTAGTCCTCGGCGAAGCCGAGGATGTTGGAGACGGAGGCGCCGCGCCAGCCGTAAATGGCCTGGTTCGGGTCGCCGACAGCCATCACCGCATGCCCGCCGAAGAGCGCCCTCAGCATGCGAGCCTGCGCGATTGAGGTGTCCTGATACTCGTCCAGCAGGACCACTCTGAAAGTCGCTCGCTGCAGCTCACCGACCTCCGGAGCCTCCTCCGCGAGTTGCGCGGTCAGCGCGATCTGGTCGGAGAAGTCGATCAGGCCCAGCCGAGCCTTCAGCGCCCGATAGCCGTCGACCAGACCGAGGAGTTCTGCGCGGCGGTCGATCGCCGACAGCGCCTTCAGATAGTCGCCCTTCGCTGTGTCGGCCGCCATTTCCTCCATGAGCATCGCTCGCTCCCGCGCATCGGCAACGCGGGCGTCCGACACGGTGCTGAGGTGCTCACTGAGTTCGGCGTCAAGCGACAAGAGGTCCTTGACCACCGTCTGCGGATGGTCGCTCAACAAGGCGATGTGGGTGGCGTGTTGTGACACCGCCCGGGCCGCCAACTGATACCTCGTCGCGTCGGCAATCAGCCTTGCGTCCGGTTCGTGGCCGATACGCAATCCATGCTCGGACAGGAGGGCCCCCGCGTAGGCGTGATACGTCGAGATCGTCGGTTCATCCGAGTCGGCGGTCAGCAGATCGGCCTTCGTCAAGGCCTTGCGTACGCGCTGCTGCAACTCCCCCGTCGCCTTGGTGGTGAACGTCAGGCCGAGGATCTGACCCGGCTCGACCAGCCCATTCGCTACCAACCACACGACTCGACCGGCCATCACGCTCGTCTTGCCGGATCCAGCTCCGGCGATCACCACAACCGGTTCCAAGGGCGCGGTGACGGCCGCGAACTGCTCATCGCTGAACATCCACGACTCACCCATCAGCTCCGCGAGCTGCGCCGGTGTCTCGATCCTCACGACAACACACTTCCTGCACTGGTGGACGGACAGATCGGAGAGAACTCACAGAACCTGCAGTGATCACCGGGGCGAGCCACAAAGGACTCCTCCCTGATCGCACGCGACGCCGTGTCCAACTGCTCGACGACGGCCAACGGCCGGCCCGGCTCCGGCGGCGCCTGTCGTTGCACCTTGGCCTTTCCGCGTACTTCCTTGCGCAACTGAACGAGCTCCGCTCCGCCCGACCGTGCCCCCGGTGCCTGCTCAGCAACTGCGCCGTGATCAACGGCGAGCTGGTAGACACCGAGTTGCGCATTCTCGGGGAGGCTCTTGTCGCTTGGCGGGTACTTGCCGGTCTTGAGGTCCACGACGACGACGTCGCCGTCCTCGTCCAGCTCCAGACGATCGGCAGCTCCCTTGAGCTGCACCCGCACGCCGTCAGGCAGCTCCACAACCACGTCGAACTTGTGCTCCAACCCGACGATCGTCCGCGCTCCGGGGCGGCGATGCCACGCAAGGAATCGTTCGAGGACGTCAGCAACGTCGGCACGGCCGCGTGCCGCCGACCACGGCGTACGCCACGACATCCGTCCCCAGACCTCGTCAACGTGCACCATCAGGTCCGCAACGGTCGCGTCGCCCAGCTCGCCGTTGGCCACCCGCTCGGCCAGTGCGTGGACGATCGTGCCGAATCCTTGACTGGAGGTGCTCGGACGACTCCCGCCGGCCTCCCGTTCGAGGAACCACTTCGCGGGGCAGGTCATGATCCCTTCCAACGCGCTGGCGCTGAGGCGGATCGGCTCCTGCTCCGGCCGAAGAGGCACGTCGCTGCACGTCAGCTCACGCACACCCCACCAGGTCCGCGGGTCAGCCGCCGGCGCGACCGCGGACAGCCGTCGCAGGCGGACCGCGGCAGCGCGCCGACGCTGATCCGGCTCAGCAGGGTCGGCTGCAACCCGGCGCAACTCGGAGACCAGACCCACCATGGACAACTGGCGCGGGGGTCGCCCGGAGCGACGCACCGGATCACCGTCAGAGAGGTCCGACAGGAATCGGCTCGGTTGCTCGCCGTCCTCATCGGAACTCGCGACCGCCGTCACGATCAGACGCTGACGGGCTCGGGTGGCGGCGACGTAGAAGAGCCGGCGCTCCTCGGCCAACAACGCCGCGCGAGTCACCGGTGGCAGGAGGCCACCGGACGACAGGCGATCGGACTGCAGCAGCGTGCCGCGTTGACGCAGATCGGGCCACGCGCCCTCCTGGACGTGAGCGACCACGACGACGTCCCACTCAAGGCCCTTGGCTCGATGAGCGGTGAGCAGGCGGACGGCCTCACCGCGGACGCCACGATCAGCCAGCGTGTCCGCCGGGATCTGTTGTGCCTCGAGCAGCGCCTGAAATTCAGCCGGCGAAATGTGCTCCTGCTGACCGTGCAATCGCGCCGCGGTGTCGAACAACGCCACGACAGCGTCCAGATCCCGGTCGGCCCATCGGCCGGCCGAACCCCCGGACGCGGCGGCAGCCGCAAGCCGACGGCTCCACCCGCTGCTCTCCCAGAGCAGCCACAGCAACTGCTCGGCGCTGTCCCCCGATGCCAGCGCGACGGCGGCGGCCTGCACCAGGTCCGCGCATCGTCGAGCCCGCTCCGCGGCGATGCCCGGGACGTCGGCCACGGCCGTCGGGTCCAGGAGCAGCCGGCGCTGGAGGTCCACCAGGGCATCGCCCGGCTGCTCGGCACGAAGGCCTCGCAGCAGGACCCGCAGGTCACTGGCGTCCAGTCCTCCGAGCGGCGACGTCAGCATGGTGACCGCTGCCTCGCCGGTCACGAAACGCGGGTCCTCCCGGTCCTGCACGTCACAGTCGACGACGACACGCAAGGCGTCCAGGAGCGTACGCACGGCCGGCTCCCGGACAAGCGGGACCTCGTCGGCGGCCACCTCGACCGGCACGCCAGCCGCGGTCAGTGCCCGCCGCAGCGTCGGGATCTCGCTGCGCCCCGACCGCACCAGCACCGCCATCCGGGACCACGGCACGCCGTCAATCAGGTGCGCGCGGCGAAGCATGTCGGCGATGTGGTCGACCTCGGCCCGAGGAGTGTCGAAGGTCAGCGCCTCGACAACTCCGTGATCGGTGTCGCCGAGGCACCTGGGATCCCGGAAGATCTCGTACGCCTCACGCGGAATGGACCCGCTCACGGGCAGCGCACGCGCGACCCTGCGTGATGCCTCAAGCAGGCGCGGACCAAACCGTCGGGTCGTGCCGAGTGCGATGGTCGAAGCGGGCTCGCCCGTGGCGGTGCGGAACTGGTCGGGGAAGTCGAGGATCCCGCGGACGTCCGCACCTCGGAAGCCGTAGATCGACTGGTCCGGATCACCCACGACGATCAGGTCGTGGCCGTCACCGGCGAGCTGTTGCAGCAACATGACCTGGCTCGGATCGCTGTCCTGATATTCATCCACCAGCACCAGGTCATACGCCTGGCGCAGCTCAGTGCGATGAAGCGCTGCCTCGATGACCGCACGACCCATCAGGTCGGCGTAGTCGATCGCCGCATGATGGTCGAGCACGTCGAGATATTGCTCGAGGAACTCCCCCGCTGCGACGTACGCCGCGATGCCCTCAGCTTCACCGATCTCCTGCAACCGCTGTCCGTCGACCATGCGCTCACGAGCCCGGGCGAGCAGGGCTTGCACCTCGCGGGCGAACCCTCGAGTGCCGACGGCGGCGCGCAAACGCTCGGGCCACGCGACCGACTCCGGGGCCACCTCGAGCAGATCGCGGATGATGACGTCCTGCTCGGCAGCGCTCAGCAGCCGCAGCGGAGCCGCGTACAACTCCGGAGACGCATAGCGTCGCACGAGCCCGTAGGCGAACGAGTGGAACGTGCTCGCCAACGCGCCCGACGTGGTGATCCCCAGCCGAGCGGTCACCTTCTCCCGCAACTGCTCAGCAGCCTTGCGCGAGAACGTCAGCGCGAGGATGCGATCAGGATCCGTGCCGCGCTCAACGCGCGCGACGATCGCCTCGACCATCGTCGTCGTCTTCCCCGTGCCCGGACCAGCGAGCACGAGCAACGGACCACCCGGGTGATCCACCACGGACTGCTGGCTCGCGTCGAGCACCGGCACGGCCGGCGCCGAGGGCTGAAGCAGGCGGTACGTGGTCATCTGAGAGCGTTTTGCCTTCCAGGGAATGGAATCTCGAACCGGCACGGATCGGGACGATCAGAACCTACGGGACAGCACCGACAGATCTGACCCATGACGTACAGGACGGGCATCGACTCACTCCGAGGCTTCGAGCGCCCGCAGTACGAGGCCAGTCGGGTCTGCCTCAGGCGCGGTCCAGTCGGCCCGACTGGGATGTGACAACTGCACGACCGTTGGCCCGGGTCCAGTGTGGATACGCGACCGCCAGCTACGGTTCTCATAGGTCTCACGGAAGGTGTCGTCCGGGTTGTCGGTCGGCGTGGCACCCAGCTTGCGCGCGACGAAGTCCCCCGCCTGATTGCCGAAGCAGACCACCACCCGAACGCCCAACCGCTCGATCATGCGCGCGTGGAATGGCCAGCACTCCTCGGCCCAGTTCCGCGCCTTCTCGTCTTCAAGATGCGCTGCCTGCGCAGACCGGGCGTAGATGATGTTGGAGGTGGGCACTTCGCCGGGAGCAAGGTTGACGCGGTCGAGCAGGTACCTCACTCGTCGCTGCATCGGGTCCTCCCCGACAGGGTAGAGCGTTCCCTTCGTACTCCTCGGCCACTGCCCGTCGACGTAGTTCGAGAAGTCAGGACTGCGATCCCGCAGCAACGCGATGGCATTCGCGTGAACCGTGTCGTCCCCTGGAGCCCCGCCCGGGTTGTAGCCAAGCAGGTACAACGGCCGGGAGCCGGTCCACGAGCGCAGTCCGGATTCGAAGGCTGTCCCCGACTCCTCCCGCAGGCTTTCGGGGATTGAGTCGAGCAATTCGGTGATGAGGCCATCCATGAGGAGGACCCAATCACCGACCACCGACAGAAACGGATCAAGTCGACCGGCAGGTTCAGTCCTCGACCGCGTCCTTCGACTCGTCCCGCATGTGCGGCGTCCCAGTGACGTACTGCCCGATCAGCCCCAGCGCCCGGTGTGGCCGCACGACCTCCGGCACGAACCGGCCCTCCGCGTGGTCCCACCAACGATCGACCCGGCTCATCGTCCTGCGCATCACGTGGCCCATCGGACCGCGATGCGGGAGGTACGGATGCGGCCGCGAGGGAGCGGTCGTCTCGAGGTGTTCCAGACGATCGGTCAGCGCCTGGAAACTGCCCAGATCTGCCGACTCCATCTCGGTCACCATCGCCTCTTCGGCAGCACGCTCGGCGGCCAGCGCCTCGCCCAGTTCGTCCCAGACCACCGTCCAAGAGACGCCGCGCTCGTACGACGAACCGAACTCATGCGCCTTCGCGTGCGCGACCGAGACTCCCAGCCTCCGCGACGCCCGGCGATAGTCGCGTACGGCCTCGCGCGCATGCGCCAGCCGTGCCGCCGGCACGAGCACCTCGTCCACCGCATGCATGTGGGCGCTGGTCCGCGAGAGTAGTCCGTCGATCGCCGGGCTCCCCCGGCGTACCGTCGTCTTGTCCATGGGTACGCTCCGCGCCTGCTCGAGGCGCTCGACCAATCCGTCGTGCGTACGTTTCACCGACTCTGCCAAGCACGTGTTCGCGCTCATTCGCCCATCACCTCGACCCTTGTGGGGTTCTTCCATCGTGCGCCGGCTGCCCGCAGAAAACAACAGGGCCGCCCCACCCGAAGGTGAGAGCGGCCCTGGTGTTGAAGGCGTCAGTAGGACGGCTGCGACGGGTCGATCTGGTTGACCCACGCGACCACGCCACCGCCGACATGGACCGCGTCCGCGTATCCCGCGCCCTTGACGATCGCCAGGCACTCTGCCGAGCGCACGCCCGACTTGCAGTGCAGCACGACCGGCTTGTCCGACGGGATCTGCTCCAGGGCCGACCCGTTGAGGAAGTCGCCCTTGGGGATCAGCACGGCGCCCGGGATGTGGTTGATCTCGGCCTCGGCGGGCTCACGCACGTCGATGAGTACGAAGTCGCGCTCACCGGCTGTGCGCTCGGCCAGCATCTCCTCGAGCTGCTTCACGGAGATCGTCGAGCCGGCAGCCGCCTCGGCTGCCTCGTCCGACACGGCGCCACAGAAGGAGTCGTAGTCGATCAGGTCGGTGACCGTCGGGTTGTCGCCACACAGGACACACTTGGGGTCCTTGCGCATCTTGACCTTGCGGTACTCCATCTCGAGCGCGTCGTAGATCATCAGCTCGCCGACGATCGGTTCGCCCGCGCCGATGAGCATCTTGATCGCCTCGTTGACCTGGATCGAACCGATCGAGGCGCACAGGACACCGAGCACGCCACCCTCGGCGCAGGACGGGACCATGCCCGGCGGCGGCGGCTCCGGGTAGAGGCAGCGGTAGCACGGCGCGTTCTCGACCTGCTTCGGCGCGAACACCGAGGCCTGGCCGTCAAACCGGTAGATCGAGCCCCACACGTACGGGATGCCGAGGAAGTACGCGGCGTCGTTGACCATGTAGCGCGTCGCGAAGTTGTCCGTACCGTCGACGATCAGGTCGTACCCGGAGAAGATCTGCTTCACGTTGTCGTTGTCGAGGCGCTCGTTGTGGACGATCACGTTGACGTACGGGTTGGCCTCGTTGATCGAGTCACGAGCGGACTCGGCCTTCGGGCGACCGATGTCGGACTGGCCGTGGATGATCTGACGCTGCAGGTTCGACTCGTCGACCTCGTCGAACTCCGCGATGCCGAGCGTGCCGACTCCGGCCGCTGCCAAATAGAGCAGCGCAGGCGAGCCGAGGCCACCGGCCCCGATGACGAGGACGCGCGCGTTCTTCAGACGCTTCTGGCCGGCCATGCCGACATCCGGAATGATCAGGTGGCGGCTGTAACGACGCACCTCGTCGATGGTCAGTTCATCTGCCGGCTCGACCAGCGGGGGGATGGACACCTGGACTCCTTCTCAGCACACAACTTCTCAAGCACACACCGCGTCCGACCGTGCTCTGCTGGCAACGCGTACGCCCGGGTGCTTGTTCCCCGCAATCGTCTCGCGATTACGCAGGAACGCCGGTGACGACCGTGTTTTCGAGATAGATGTGCCCGTTCCACCCGGAGCAGGTCACGAGGAGTACGCGGGGCGGCCCGGTCAGCTGGAACAGGCTGGTGGCGTCACGCGACAGCTCCCCGGTCCCGTACTTGTGCAGGCGGACGACGACGTACCGGATCGACCCACGAGTGGTCCTGATCGTGAAGTGGTTGCCGACCTTGAGATACGAGAGGTGGTCGAACGCGCCGCCGCCGAAGTGCACCGTGTGTCCGGTCAGCACGGCCGCGCCCTCCGATGAACCCGGCCGCGGACCTTGCTTCCACCAGCCGATCATCTGCGGGTCGTCGGGCGGCAGCAACTCGCCAGAATCGCCGCTGATCGGCACCACCGTCGAGTCGACCTGCAGCAGCGGAACCTGCAGGGAGACAGGCACGCCGGGCGTACGATCTGGTGCCGGCGGAGTCGAGTCCGCGGGTTCCGTGGTCAGCACCGCGGGGTCCCGGACGACAGCCGGCCCGGCCGGGATGAACAGATGATGCAGCCCCATCCCGACGTCGTGGACGTAGCCACCGAATCCGGGGAGGTACCACGGCACGGCGAGGACCACGCCGACCACCAGCATCAGGACTGCGGCGACCATTCCGGGCTGACGGTCGCGGCGTCGCTTGGGAATGTGCGGTCGCCGCGCTCGACGCCCCGGGATGGGTTCGGTGCGTCGGCGTTCGGTTGAGCGGATGATCGGCTCGGGCGCGACGGACGGTTCCTGGACCGGCTCGTCGGGTGCCTCGAGCACCTCCTCACGGGCATCGCGGGCCCGGGACGCAAGAACAGTGGCAGCGACAGCGACGGTTGCCGTCGCTGCCATTGCCACCGTCCGCTCGCCTCGCGTGGTCCTGGACGTCTGGCTGGAGCCAGGACCACGCGAGACGGAGTTGGACAAGCGGTCCCTCAGATCAACGCTTGGCCGTCCGGCGGATGAGACCCATCGCGCCGAGCATCAACACTGACCCGACACCGGCCAGGCCGAGCCCGAGGGCACGCATCGCCGAACTGCCTGAGGTGGCTGGCGCCACCGACACCAGACCGGAGTGAACGGTCTTCGGGATGACGACCGTGGGGTGCGAGGTCGGGGTCGGAGTGACGACCACCGGCTTCGAGCACGGCGTGGTGAGTGCGGTGAACGTGTGCGACCAGACCGTGGGGTCACCAGCCTTGATCACGTGGAGAGCCGCGTCGATCGGGGTCGCGGTGACGGTTGCCGTACCTCCCGGTCCCACCGATCCGGTGACCGTGTAGAGCACGTTCAGCACACCGAGCTTGTAACTCGTCGCGGCGAGGCCCGTCTTGGTCAGGAAGCCCTGGCCTGCGAGGTTGATCGCTGAGCCACCTTTGGCTGTACACGACGGGTCAGCGAAGGCCGGAGCGATCGTGTCGACCGAGCCCGGCTGGGTGGGCGGCGGGGCACACGTCGGGGTGACGGCGGCCTGCGGAGCAGCACGCAGAAGGGGCGGCGTCGAGGTGGTGCACGTCGGCGTCGGCGTGGGCGTGGGGGTGATGGTCGGCGGCGGCGGCGAGGTGTCCATGCAGCCAGCAGCAGTGATGTTGCCATCCTCCGGGTGGAACACGCCCTTGGAGTCGGTGAACGAGTGGATCCAGTCACGCTTCGGGTCCCCCGCGTTGTGGTGCATGCCCATCCACCAGCCGGCCGACTTCCACGCCTTCCAGTCCTTGGGATCGTCGCGATGCGCCTGGTGCCCCTTGAGCGTTGTCGAGGAAGCGTCCGGGTAGATGGTGACGTACGGATTCGAGTCGGATCCCGTCCGGTGGCACACCAACACTGCGATGTGCCCGCCTGGGCTGGCGTCAGAGCCGCCCTGGGCCACCAGGCTCAACCCGGTGGAAAAAATCAGCAGACCAAGTACGCCGACAGACGCCGCCGCACTGCGACGACTCCCACCCCGTACGGCATTCGAGCGCTTGCTCATTGAGTGCTCCCCTACCTCAGAAAAACGCGAAAACCAGCGTTCGCCGAGTCGAACAAGGTACCGCCGCCCCGAGCGCAGCACTGATGCCATCGTAGATCTCGGCACGACGGCGCTCAGCCAGTCGGAACCAAATGCGCATCCCCTGAATGGGGTAGTCACGAATGGCCATTTATGACCATTTCCCGCTTGCGGATCCTGCCGATCGTCCTGGGCGTCCGCCGTCAGGTGCGGCAACCGGGTGCGGTCTGCCCCGATCAGTAGGATCAACGCATGAGCGCAGACCCCATGCCATCGGCGAAGTACGCCCGCGGCGCACGTCTGCCCCGCTCGGAGCGACGGGCTCAGCTGATGGAGTCAGCCCTCGAGGTCTTCGTCGCCCAGGGCTACCACGCAGCGGCGATGGACGACATCGCTGTCGCCGCCGGCGTCTCGAAGCCGGTGCTCTACCAGCACTTCCCGAGCAAGCTCGACCTCTACGTCGCCCTTCTGGACGTGGGCGTCGAGACGATCATCGAGGGCGTACGCGTCGCACTGACCTCCACCGACGACAACAAGTTGCGCGTGACGGCCACGATGGCCGCCTTCTACGAGTTCGTCGGTAGCGAGGAAGGTGCGTTCCGGCTCGTCTTCGAGTCCGATCTGACTGCGGAGCCCGCCGTACGCGACCGCGTCGACAAGGTCACCCGCGAATGCGCAGCCATGATCGCCACCGTCATTCACGACGACACCGGTCTGCCCGACGAGGCCTCACACCTGCTGGCGGTGTCGCTGGTGGGAATGGGCCAGGTCAGCGCACGGTTCTGGCTCAACGAGGACAGCGCCGTGCCGCAGGCCGACGCCGCTCGGCTGGTCGGCGCCCTCGCATGGCGCGGCATCGGCGGGTACCCCAAGTCGGAGTGAACCTGCTTTCACTCGCCCCGTTTCACACACAAGTAGTAAGAGGAGTCAGCGTGGAGGTCCGCATCGGCGTTCAGTTCGCCGCACGGGAGTTGGTCGTGGAGTCAGCGGAGGACGCTGCGACTGTCGAGGCGCTGATCGCCACGGCAGTGAGCGAGGGTGGCGTCCTGACCCTCGCCGACATCAAGGGCAAGAAGGTCATCGTGCCGGCAGAGAAGATCGCCTACATCGAGATCGGTACGCCCGTACTCGGTACGGTTGGCTTCCGCAGCTGACCATCCCCATCAGATGAAAAGGGCACCCCTCAGGGTGCCCTTTTCTCGTGCTCGACGGGTCTCAGTGCTCGAGGCCGAGGCGGCTCATCCGCTCGACGTGTCGAGCCGTGATCCGCTCGAACATGGCACTCAGGCCCGCGAAGTCGAGTCCGGCGAAGGTCGACTCACCCGACAGGATCCCGGTGAGCGAGTCGCGGGAGGCAGACACCCGCTGGGTCGCGATCAACGCCTCGCCCATCAGGCGACGGCCCCACAGCGCGAGACGACCGGCCAGGATCGGGTCCGCAGCGATGCCCTTGTTGGCGGCCGCCAGTGCGAAGTCGGCCTGACCCTGGTCCTCCAGGGTCGAGACGACCAGAGTGCGGGTCTCCTCGTCGAGGAACCCGGCGATCTCCCGGTAGAAGTCCTCCGTCAGACCTTCCCCGACGTACGCCTTGATGAGGGACTCCCACCAGTCGTCGGGGGCGGTGCGGTCATGGAACTCGTCGATCCCGTCCTTGAACTCACCCATGGCTGCAAACGGGTCGACGCCGAGCGCGACCAGCCGCTGGCGTACAGGCTCGATCTTGGCGAACTGGGCGCTGGCGACGCCCAGAAGCGCCACCTTGTCCTCCAGGGTCGGCGCCATCTTCGCGTCCTCGGTCATCCGCTCGAACGCGCTGATCTCGCCATACCCGATGGCACTGAGCAAGTCGATGATGGCGGCCTTGTAGATCGGGTCGTCGTACGGCGATGCGGTCACGCTCACACCCTAGCGATACGATCGCGAACGTCGGAACGGTTGCGGTAGTCAACGCACAAGCGGACCGCACCACGATGGATGGTGCGACTGGCCCCGACACAGAGACCGCGGTGTCTCCTGCCTCTGACGAGCCTGGCGCCGCATGAGGAAAGCGATTCACCATGACCACGTTCCGTGACCTGGGCGTCCTGCCCGAAATCTGCGACGCACTCGAACGCAAAGGCATCGTCGAGCCGTTCGCCATCCAGGAGATGACCCTGTCGGTCGCCCTTGGCGGCACCGACCTGATCGGCCAGGCGCGTACCGGCACCGGCAAGACCCTCGCGTTCGGCATTCCGGTCGTGCAGCGCACGGTGTCTCCGAAGGATCGCGACTACGCGGAGATCCCGCAGGGCAAGCCGCAGGCTCTCATCATTGCCCCGACCCGCGAGCTCGCACTCCAGGTCTCCGGCGACATCAGCCTCGCCGCGGAGGACCGCGGCATCCGCGTCCTGACCATCTACGGCGGCGTCGGCTTCGACATCCAGACCGAGGCGTTGGCGACCGGTGTCGAGATCGTCGTCGGTACGCCGGGCCGCCTGCTCGACCTGGCCAACCGCAAGATCCTCGACCTCTCCCACGTGCACGCCCTCGTGCTCGACGAGGCTGACGAGATGCTCGACCTCGGCTTCCTCGAGGACATCCAGAAGCTGGTCCGGCTCACCCCGGAGACCCGCCAGACGATGCTCTTCTCGGCCACGATGCCGGGTCCGATCGTGGCGCTGGCGCGTTCGTACATGCGTACGCCGATGAACATCCGCGCCGAGTCCTCGTACGACCAGCAGACGGTGCCGGCGACGACCCAGTACGTCTACCAGGCCCACGACCTCGACAAGCCGGAGATGATCGGCCGCCTGCTCCAGGGGCCGAACGTCGACAAGGTCGTCGTGTTCTCGCGGACCAAGCGTCAGGCGCAGCGCGTCGCCGACGACCTGACCGAGCGCGGCTTCAACGCCTCGCCGTTGCACGGCGACATGGCGCAGGTGGCCCGCGAGAAGGCGATGCAGCGCTTCCGCGACGGCAAGGTCGACATCCTGGTCTGCACCGATGTCGCTGCCCGCGGCATCGACGTCAGCGGCGTCAGCCACGTCATCAACTACACGACTCCGGACGACCACAAGACCTACGTCCACCGCATCGGTCGTACCGGCCGCGCGGGCGCCTCGGGCATCGCGGTCACGCTGGTCGACTGGGCCGATCTGCACAAGTGGAAGCTCATCAACAAGGAACTGGACCTGCCGTTCCACGAGCTCGTCGAGACCTACTCGGGCTCCGACAACTTCCTGCACGACATGGGTATTCCGCGCGGCACCAAGGGCCGGATCAAGCCCGCCGCGCCGCCAGCCCCGAAGGCCGACCGCCCCGCGAACCGCGAGGGTGGCTCAAGCGCGCCGCGTACGAACAACCGCGACCGGAGTCGTACGCGCTCGCGCGGCGGCGAAGTGGTCGCGGGTGAGACCGGGTCGGCTCCCAAGGCTGAGACCACTGGGCCAGCAGCAGAGGGCGACGCCGCCCCGCGTACGGCCAACCGGAACCGCAACCGCCGTCGTCGCCGCCCCTCGGGCAGTGGCGAGGCTGCCGCTGCCGAGTAGTCGGAGTCGCAGGGGCCGCTTCGGCCCCGCTTCCGACGCCCGACACGCTGACCCGTCGGCGAGTCGCTCCGTCATGGTCGTTCAAAAGGCCCGAG comes from Nocardioides baekrokdamisoli and encodes:
- a CDS encoding ATP-dependent helicase, whose product is MRIETPAQLAELMGESWMFSDEQFAAVTAPLEPVVVIAGAGSGKTSVMAGRVVWLVANGLVEPGQILGLTFTTKATGELQQRVRKALTKADLLTADSDEPTISTYHAYAGALLSEHGLRIGHEPDARLIADATRYQLAARAVSQHATHIALLSDHPQTVVKDLLSLDAELSEHLSTVSDARVADARERAMLMEEMAADTAKGDYLKALSAIDRRAELLGLVDGYRALKARLGLIDFSDQIALTAQLAEEAPEVGELQRATFRVVLLDEYQDTSIAQARMLRALFGGHAVMAVGDPNQAIYGWRGASVSNILGFAEDYPGARNLALATNRRSDVRILQTANHLAAPLESSGMVQALRPQDGAAPGEVDVWVHERWDDELEWLGREVVAAHATGVEWKEIGVLVRSNRHGAAVYDALLSAGAPVEIVGLKGLLRLPEVAEVLATLSLVQDVTDNASLLTLLTGARWSIGARDLALLSQRASELSPRRDAEPTSLRDQLARAAEDADPLETPALLDALEAPGLAAYSDGAQERFGELASELRRLRAAAGEPVLDLVRRIIDVTGVDVELASAVSESARARRDNVDLFVQAVADFQAYDGAVTLPALMAWLEAEDEFEQGLDVAVPSEADSVKLLTVHRAKGLEWDVVFVPGVTTDHFPITRARSSHLSAPAVLPLSLRGDKRDLPPLRGLHRKQIAEWNDARRAHAADEELRLAYVAWTRARHRVVLSAWRWAPHRDKGLGPSAYLERTREAMAMWGQIPSQWAEAVDNDIETNPYDGQLIDLPWPISHDTAEATLRRRAAELVREAVDDGYSDAVVESWDRDLERLLAERETPEVIDVAVTSMSATALATWQRSPESYLASVVRPMPRQPNPRARFGTRFHAWVEQRFGQTDLFGPDELPGRADVGIGSEEDLAELIEAFEAGPFADRAPEAVEQPFALPLGGHVVRGRIDAVYRDGDGYLVVDWKTGEQPADPLQLAVYRIAWAELAGCPVEDVRAAFVHVRSGRIVEPSDLPDRAALAASFEPAVES
- a CDS encoding ATP-dependent helicase, encoding MTTYRLLQPSAPAVPVLDASQQSVVDHPGGPLLVLAGPGTGKTTTMVEAIVARVERGTDPDRILALTFSRKAAEQLREKVTARLGITTSGALASTFHSFAYGLVRRYASPELYAAPLRLLSAAEQDVIIRDLLEVAPESVAWPERLRAAVGTRGFAREVQALLARARERMVDGQRLQEIGEAEGIAAYVAAGEFLEQYLDVLDHHAAIDYADLMGRAVIEAALHRTELRQAYDLVLVDEYQDSDPSQVMLLQQLAGDGHDLIVVGDPDQSIYGFRGADVRGILDFPDQFRTATGEPASTIALGTTRRFGPRLLEASRRVARALPVSGSIPREAYEIFRDPRCLGDTDHGVVEALTFDTPRAEVDHIADMLRRAHLIDGVPWSRMAVLVRSGRSEIPTLRRALTAAGVPVEVAADEVPLVREPAVRTLLDALRVVVDCDVQDREDPRFVTGEAAVTMLTSPLGGLDASDLRVLLRGLRAEQPGDALVDLQRRLLLDPTAVADVPGIAAERARRCADLVQAAAVALASGDSAEQLLWLLWESSGWSRRLAAAAASGGSAGRWADRDLDAVVALFDTAARLHGQQEHISPAEFQALLEAQQIPADTLADRGVRGEAVRLLTAHRAKGLEWDVVVVAHVQEGAWPDLRQRGTLLQSDRLSSGGLLPPVTRAALLAEERRLFYVAATRARQRLIVTAVASSDEDGEQPSRFLSDLSDGDPVRRSGRPPRQLSMVGLVSELRRVAADPAEPDQRRRAAAVRLRRLSAVAPAADPRTWWGVRELTCSDVPLRPEQEPIRLSASALEGIMTCPAKWFLEREAGGSRPSTSSQGFGTIVHALAERVANGELGDATVADLMVHVDEVWGRMSWRTPWSAARGRADVADVLERFLAWHRRPGARTIVGLEHKFDVVVELPDGVRVQLKGAADRLELDEDGDVVVVDLKTGKYPPSDKSLPENAQLGVYQLAVDHGAVAEQAPGARSGGAELVQLRKEVRGKAKVQRQAPPEPGRPLAVVEQLDTASRAIREESFVARPGDHCRFCEFSPICPSTSAGSVLS